A window of the Gossypium arboreum isolate Shixiya-1 chromosome 2, ASM2569848v2, whole genome shotgun sequence genome harbors these coding sequences:
- the LOC108466692 gene encoding type I inositol polyphosphate 5-phosphatase 5 isoform X2: MNESQLGDDRSGATSPDNSVKNDKKKKFNIPKIFSSKRRGRGGSDDDFASSECDTISAGINLEKKIASRNKDLLEASSYIRRSFMERKESGGLLEGLNLSNFECSMASMTEIRDFRIFVATWNVGGRTPNSDMNLEDFLLMEHSADIYVCGFQEIVPLNAGNILVSEDNEPAAKWLALINQALNKPHHSSSNSTPDSGNDLKNFNTNVSKESKSPTNAHIFDKPVLKVLNKNFRAGSSLLKTCNCPTDSTSGENRRKKTVQDLANELDLGSRYNIGELVSLSDMFPLCSIEEMNYRLIASKQMVGLFLSVWARKELVPYIAHVRVCSVGRGIMKRLGNKGCIAVSISLHQTSFCFVCSHLASGEKEGDEIKRNADVSEILKGIQFPIICKTPNHLAPEKIIEHDRVIWLGDLNYRVALSYETTKSLLEDNNWDTLLEKDQLNMEREAGRVFDGFKEGRILFAPTYKYSQNSDSYAGENGKSKKKRRTPAWCDRILWRGSGIEQLSYIRGETRFSDHRPVSSLFSVEVQVKRKHDTRFRKGYSCGVRRFEYDACIPRRHSFYDY, from the exons ATGAATGAAAGCCAACTTGGGGATGATCGTAGCGGTGCCACCTCTCCTGACAACTCCGTTAAGAATGACAAGAAAAAGAAG TTCAATATTCCAAAGATTTTTTCTTCTAAGAGACGAGGTAGAGGAGGCTCAGACGATGATTTTGCATCATCAGAGTGTGATACAATTTCTGCTGGTATCA ATTTGGAGAAGAAGATTGCATCAAGGAACAAGGACCTTTTAGAAGCCTCTTCTTACATAAGGAGGAGTTTCATGG AAAGAAAGGAAAGTGGTGGGCTGCTCGAAGGGCTGAATCTCTCGAATTTCGAGTGTTCCATGGCATCAATGACTGAAATTCGAGATTTCCG GATATTTGTTGCAACCTGGAATGTGGGAGGGAGGACACCCAACAGTGACATGAACTTGGAAGATTTCTTGCTAATGGAGCACTCTGCAGATATATATGTTTGTGG GTTTCAGGAAATTGTTCCACTCAATGCTGGAAACATTCTAGTAAGTGAAGACAATGAGCCTGCTGCAAAATGGTTGGCCCTTATAAACCAAGCACTTAACAAGCCACATCACAGTTCTAGTAATTCGACTCCGGACTCTGGCAATGATTTGAAAAACTTCAATACTAATGTCTCCAAGGAGTCGAAATCTCCGACCAATGCTCATATTTTTGACAAACCTGTGCTCAAAGTCCTGAATAAGAATTTCAGGGCTGGGAGTAGCCTTCTCAAGACTTGCAACTGTCCTACTGATTCCACAAGTGGGGAGAATCGAAGGAAAAAGACGGTTCAAGATTTAGCAAATGAACTAGACCTTGGTTCGAGATATAATATCGGTGAGTTGGTTTCGCTCTCTGATATGTTCCCACTTTGTTCAATTGAGGAGATGAATTACCGCCTTATAGCGAGCAAACAGATGGTTGGACTGTTCCTGTCGGTGTGGGCTCGAAAGGAGTTGGTACCGTACATTGCTCATGTCAGAGTATGCTCTGTAGGAAGAGGAATAATGAAACGCCTTGGTAACAAG GGATGTATAGCGGTAAGCATATCGTTGCACCAAACGAGCTTTTGCTTCGTGTGCAGTCACTTAGCTTCCGGTGAGAAAGAAGGCGATGAGATCAAGAGGAATGCTGATGTTTCTGAGATCCTCAAAGGCATACAGTTTCCCATCATTTGCAAAACTCCGAATCATTTAGCCCCAGAGAAAATTATTGAGCATGA CCGAGTAATATGGCTCGGGGATTTGAATTATCGGGTAGCGTTAAGCTATGAAACAACCAAGAGCCTGTTGGAGGATAATAACTGGGACACCCTTCTGGAGAAAGATCAG TTAAATATGGAGAGAGAAGCTGGGAGAGTATTCGATGGTTTCAAAGAGGGACGGATACTCTTTGCTCCTACTTACAAGTATTCACAAAATTCGGATTCATACGCCGGAGAAAATGGCAAATCCAAGAAGAAACGCCGAACGCCTGCATG GTGTGATAGGATACTATGGCGCGGTTCTGGCATCGAGCAATTATCTTATATTCGTGGAGAAACAAGATTTTCTGATCACAGACCTGTTTCTTCTCTCTTTTCTGTCGAGGTACAAGTAAAAAGGAAACATGATACCAGGTTCAGGAAAGGTTATTCCTGTGGTGTCAGGAGATTCGAGTACGACGCATGTATACCTCGAAGGCATAGTTTCTATGATTACTAA
- the LOC108466453 gene encoding cinnamoyl-CoA reductase 1, whose amino-acid sequence MAAAANPKEAVCVTGANGFIGSWLVRTLLEDGYTRVHAAIYPGSDPNHLLSLPGATSRGVVLQVYEADVLDYPAVLKAVEGCQGVFHVASPCSLEDPKDPDKELVRPAVQGTLNVLEAARSAKVRRVVLTSSISAMVPNPNWDPKTQGPFNESSWTDLEYCKARHKWYPVSKTLAEKAAWEYAEKHGLDVVAINPATCLGPMLQPNLNASCAVLLQLLQGSKDTQEYHWLGAVHVKDVAKAQILLFQSPVASGRYLCTNGIYQFSQFAQTVSKLFPHYPVHRFAEETQPGLVPCKEAAKRLIDLGLVFTPVEDAVRETVDSLVTKGFLKSH is encoded by the exons ATGGCTGCTGCGGCAAACCCTAAAGAAGCTGTGTGCGTGACCGGAGCTAATGGATTTATAGGGTCATGGCTGGTCCGCACCCTCCTTGAAGACGGCTATACCCGGGTCCACGCAGCGATTTACCCAGGCTCAGACCCCAACCATCTGTTGTCTCTCCCCGGCGCCACTTCCCGAGGCGTGGTGCTGCAGGTGTACGAGGCCGACGTCTTGGACTACCCAGCCGTCCTCAAAGCGGTGGAGGGCTGCCAGGGTGTATTCCACGTGGCCTCTCCTTGCAGTCTGGAAGATCCCAAAGACCCAGACAAGGAACTGGTGAGACCAGCGGTGCAGGGCACACTCAACGTACTCGAAGCCGCTAGATCAGCCAAGGTCAGACGGGTGGTGCTGACTTCCTCTATATCAGCCATGGTTCCAAACCCCAATTGGGACCCTAAAACCCAAGGACCCTTCAACGAATCATCCTGGACAGACCTGGAATACTGCAAGGCACGACATAAATGGTATCCAGTGTCAAAGACCCTAGCTGAGAAAGCGGCATGGGAATATGCAGAGAAACATGGACTTGATGTAGTGGCTATAAATCCAGCAACATGTTTAGGTCCTATGTTGCAACCCAACTTGAATGCAAGTTGCGCGGTGCTGCTACAATTGTTACAAGGCTCTAAAGATACCCAGGAGTACCACTGGTTAGGGGCAGTCCATGTTAAAGATGTTGCCAAAGCACAGATATTATTGTTCCAGTCACCTGTTGCTTCTGGTAGATATCTTTGCACTAATGGTATCTATCAGTTCTCTCAGTTTGCTCAAACTGTGTCCAAACTTTTCCCTCATTATCCTGTCCAcag GTTTGCAGAGGAAACGCAACCGGGGTTAGTTCCTTGCAAAGAGGCAGCCAAGCGATTAATTGATTTGGGTCTAGTTTTCACACCAGTTGAAGATGCTGTTCGTGAGACCGTGGACTCTTTGGTAACCAAAGGCTTCCTGAAATCGCACTAG
- the LOC108466692 gene encoding type I inositol polyphosphate 5-phosphatase 5 isoform X1 — MNESQLGDDRSGATSPDNSVKNDKKKKFNIPKIFSSKRRGRGGSDDDFASSECDTISADLEKKIASRNKDLLEASSYIRRSFMERKESGGLLEGLNLSNFECSMASMTEIRDFRIFVATWNVGGRTPNSDMNLEDFLLMEHSADIYVCGFQEIVPLNAGNILVSEDNEPAAKWLALINQALNKPHHSSSNSTPDSGNDLKNFNTNVSKESKSPTNAHIFDKPVLKVLNKNFRAGSSLLKTCNCPTDSTSGENRRKKTVQDLANELDLGSRYNIGELVSLSDMFPLCSIEEMNYRLIASKQMVGLFLSVWARKELVPYIAHVRVCSVGRGIMKRLGNKGCIAVSISLHQTSFCFVCSHLASGEKEGDEIKRNADVSEILKGIQFPIICKTPNHLAPEKIIEHDRVIWLGDLNYRVALSYETTKSLLEDNNWDTLLEKDQLNMEREAGRVFDGFKEGRILFAPTYKYSQNSDSYAGENGKSKKKRRTPAWCDRILWRGSGIEQLSYIRGETRFSDHRPVSSLFSVEVQVKRKHDTRFRKGYSCGVRRFEYDACIPRRHSFYDY; from the exons ATGAATGAAAGCCAACTTGGGGATGATCGTAGCGGTGCCACCTCTCCTGACAACTCCGTTAAGAATGACAAGAAAAAGAAG TTCAATATTCCAAAGATTTTTTCTTCTAAGAGACGAGGTAGAGGAGGCTCAGACGATGATTTTGCATCATCAGAGTGTGATACAATTTCTGCTG ATTTGGAGAAGAAGATTGCATCAAGGAACAAGGACCTTTTAGAAGCCTCTTCTTACATAAGGAGGAGTTTCATGG AAAGAAAGGAAAGTGGTGGGCTGCTCGAAGGGCTGAATCTCTCGAATTTCGAGTGTTCCATGGCATCAATGACTGAAATTCGAGATTTCCG GATATTTGTTGCAACCTGGAATGTGGGAGGGAGGACACCCAACAGTGACATGAACTTGGAAGATTTCTTGCTAATGGAGCACTCTGCAGATATATATGTTTGTGG GTTTCAGGAAATTGTTCCACTCAATGCTGGAAACATTCTAGTAAGTGAAGACAATGAGCCTGCTGCAAAATGGTTGGCCCTTATAAACCAAGCACTTAACAAGCCACATCACAGTTCTAGTAATTCGACTCCGGACTCTGGCAATGATTTGAAAAACTTCAATACTAATGTCTCCAAGGAGTCGAAATCTCCGACCAATGCTCATATTTTTGACAAACCTGTGCTCAAAGTCCTGAATAAGAATTTCAGGGCTGGGAGTAGCCTTCTCAAGACTTGCAACTGTCCTACTGATTCCACAAGTGGGGAGAATCGAAGGAAAAAGACGGTTCAAGATTTAGCAAATGAACTAGACCTTGGTTCGAGATATAATATCGGTGAGTTGGTTTCGCTCTCTGATATGTTCCCACTTTGTTCAATTGAGGAGATGAATTACCGCCTTATAGCGAGCAAACAGATGGTTGGACTGTTCCTGTCGGTGTGGGCTCGAAAGGAGTTGGTACCGTACATTGCTCATGTCAGAGTATGCTCTGTAGGAAGAGGAATAATGAAACGCCTTGGTAACAAG GGATGTATAGCGGTAAGCATATCGTTGCACCAAACGAGCTTTTGCTTCGTGTGCAGTCACTTAGCTTCCGGTGAGAAAGAAGGCGATGAGATCAAGAGGAATGCTGATGTTTCTGAGATCCTCAAAGGCATACAGTTTCCCATCATTTGCAAAACTCCGAATCATTTAGCCCCAGAGAAAATTATTGAGCATGA CCGAGTAATATGGCTCGGGGATTTGAATTATCGGGTAGCGTTAAGCTATGAAACAACCAAGAGCCTGTTGGAGGATAATAACTGGGACACCCTTCTGGAGAAAGATCAG TTAAATATGGAGAGAGAAGCTGGGAGAGTATTCGATGGTTTCAAAGAGGGACGGATACTCTTTGCTCCTACTTACAAGTATTCACAAAATTCGGATTCATACGCCGGAGAAAATGGCAAATCCAAGAAGAAACGCCGAACGCCTGCATG GTGTGATAGGATACTATGGCGCGGTTCTGGCATCGAGCAATTATCTTATATTCGTGGAGAAACAAGATTTTCTGATCACAGACCTGTTTCTTCTCTCTTTTCTGTCGAGGTACAAGTAAAAAGGAAACATGATACCAGGTTCAGGAAAGGTTATTCCTGTGGTGTCAGGAGATTCGAGTACGACGCATGTATACCTCGAAGGCATAGTTTCTATGATTACTAA